In a single window of the Zea mays cultivar B73 chromosome 5, Zm-B73-REFERENCE-NAM-5.0, whole genome shotgun sequence genome:
- the LOC103626985 gene encoding uncharacterized protein, protein MDRTYEMATSFYSNSKQQTSVAPIAEEADAHRLRTREQFARGAARSRRMDEIPAGPPVSGASERALPAQERSKQEAAGQEHHIPVFSNPDLGQQEQEEQPSSWPTPAAPPARAPMDDHSKTQAVKDRLKDKTAKVAAKAVRVLFGN, encoded by the exons ATGGACAGGACATACGAAATGGCCACTTCCTTCTATTCTAATTCTAAGCAGCAGACGTCCGTCGCCCCTATTGCTGAAGAAGCAG ATGCTCATCGCCTCCGCACCAGAGAACAGTTCGCCCGCGGTGCTGCTCGGAGTCGGAGGATGGACGAAATCCCAGCTGGTCCACCGGTCAGTGGTGCCTCCGAGAGGGCGTTGCCGGCACAAGAAAGGAGCAAGCAAGAGGCGGCAGGACAGGAACATCACATCCCTGTCTTCTCCAACCCCGATCTTGGCCAGCAAGAACAGGAGGAGCAGCCATCGTCATGGCCAACGCCTGCTGCTCCTCCAGCTAGAGCGCCCATGGATGACCACAGTAAGACGCAGGCAGTCAAGGATAGGCTGAAGGACAAGACGGCGAAGGTGGCGGCGAAGGCGGTCCGCGTTTTGtttggaaa